A stretch of the Spirochaeta lutea genome encodes the following:
- a CDS encoding pantoate--beta-alanine ligase, whose amino-acid sequence MAELKVITDPREWQEYCISLGRGHSASWRTGGNIAAPGPGSSMEPGPGSSIGPEPGSSIEPTPVAPGGHNPHPLRAGVSGSGSSSPALRGLPSVGFVPTMGALHPGHASLIRRSLAENEVTLVSIFVNPTQFNDPKDLHDYPRTWDADRALLESLGVDAVFLPRAEQMYSRDFRFEVREAGILRAGDDSELPGDSPAGRRRTGTGDQGEAQAAPETPASSRQGGGLAGPDNQGPLRLEEPEGSRFSTQLCGASRPGHFEGVLTVVLKLLVLTAPSRAYFGEKDYQQYLLICRMAEDFFLPTEIVPCPVVRETSGLAMSSRNRLLSPRGLERARELYPILRGSKDAPRAVRELEQLGFQVDYLVDRRDLGPGEPARRFAAVVLEGIRLIDNLVLEEGA is encoded by the coding sequence ATGGCTGAGCTGAAGGTAATTACGGATCCCAGGGAATGGCAGGAGTATTGTATCAGCCTGGGAAGGGGACATTCGGCTTCCTGGCGGACCGGGGGGAACATTGCCGCCCCGGGGCCTGGGAGTTCAATGGAACCGGGGCCGGGCAGCTCGATAGGACCTGAGCCGGGCAGCTCGATCGAACCGACGCCGGTTGCGCCGGGAGGGCACAATCCCCATCCATTGAGGGCCGGGGTTTCCGGGTCCGGATCATCCTCGCCGGCACTCCGGGGCCTTCCGTCCGTCGGCTTTGTTCCGACCATGGGGGCGTTGCATCCCGGGCACGCCAGTTTGATTCGGCGGAGTTTGGCGGAGAACGAGGTTACCCTGGTCAGCATATTCGTGAACCCCACTCAGTTTAACGATCCCAAGGATCTGCATGACTATCCCCGGACCTGGGATGCCGACCGGGCGCTTCTGGAGTCTTTGGGGGTGGATGCAGTGTTTCTACCCCGGGCGGAGCAGATGTACAGCCGGGATTTCCGATTCGAGGTGCGGGAGGCAGGAATTCTCCGGGCGGGGGATGATTCGGAACTTCCCGGGGATTCTCCTGCGGGCCGAAGACGAACCGGTACAGGGGATCAGGGAGAGGCGCAGGCTGCACCCGAAACCCCGGCGTCCAGCCGGCAGGGTGGAGGTCTTGCTGGCCCGGATAATCAGGGGCCGCTCCGGTTGGAAGAACCCGAGGGATCCCGGTTTAGCACCCAGCTCTGCGGGGCTTCCCGGCCGGGCCACTTTGAGGGGGTATTGACGGTGGTGCTGAAGCTGCTGGTATTAACCGCGCCGAGCCGGGCGTATTTTGGAGAAAAGGATTATCAGCAGTATCTCTTGATTTGCCGGATGGCGGAAGACTTTTTCCTTCCCACGGAGATTGTACCCTGTCCGGTGGTTCGGGAGACCTCGGGGCTCGCCATGAGTTCCCGAAACCGCCTCCTGAGTCCCCGGGGCCTGGAGCGTGCCCGGGAACTGTACCCCATTCTTCGCGGGTCAAAGGATGCCCCCCGGGCCGTCAGGGAACTGGAACAGTTGGGGTTCCAGGTTGACTACCTGGTAGACCGCCGGGATCTCGGCCCGGGTGAGCCGGCCCGGCGGTTCGCCGCGGTGGTACTGGAGGGGATCCGGCTCATCG